A genome region from Panicum virgatum strain AP13 chromosome 4K, P.virgatum_v5, whole genome shotgun sequence includes the following:
- the LOC120705231 gene encoding uncharacterized protein LOC120705231 translates to MASRLIGSLGGLAARTSPASHATSVYRDAFTSAANNGDPVPATGSEEDKGRAATAGGGSSGRAEAGEKARGAAEEVNKEAAGCDVKDRAKETGEDVKEAIKGTR, encoded by the exons atggcttCTCGCCTGATCGGGTCGCTCGGCGGCCTCGCCGCCAGAACCTCGCCGGCCAGCCACGCCACAAGC GTGTACCGCGACGCGTTTACCTCCGCCGCCAACAACGGCGACCCGGTTCCGGCGACGGGGTCGGAGGAGGACAAAGGaagggcggcgacggccggtggtggcagcagcggccgggcggaggccggcgagaaGGCGAGGGGCGCCGCGGAGGAGGTGAACAAGGAGGCTGCCGGGTGCGACGTCAAGGACCGGGCCAAGGAGACCGGCGAGGACGTCAAGGAAGCCATCAAGGGCACGCGCTAG